Part of the Phacochoerus africanus isolate WHEZ1 chromosome 8, ROS_Pafr_v1, whole genome shotgun sequence genome is shown below.
TAGCCACTCAGCTGATCTCTTTGGAGCTTCTGTACTATCAAACACATCTATTTGTCTCCTCAAGAGGCAAGTCCTCTAAGAAGTCATCTGCAGCCCACAGCATCTGTCTCAGTGCAGAGAGGATCAGAACGTCCTTGACAGGCTCCAGCTCCCACTCTGAGGAATAATTACTAACCGCAAAGATGTCAGAAAGAGGAAATCCAAATTCTCTGTGAAGTTCCTCTAGCTGCAACACAGAAATCAAAGCCCAGAAATCTTGAAACagtgaaaaatacaatttttatgcCAGCATAAATTATGAAAGCAATAACAAAAAGTAGGAGCTTGACCATAGTTTTCGTGTTGGAGCCAGAAATCTGGCCCTATAAGGTGTTTTCTTCAAGATCGTCACAAATCAAGTTCTAATATCACTGCTCATTTTCATTTAGAACACACATGATAGATTCaatatgaattagaaaagaaCAGTAACTAATAGTTCTATATAGACTTCTTTGAAATTGAAGTATTTCAATTCCCTTATACTAGACTCTATAAtttccttcagtttccttttaaagtttattctcagagttcccgttgtaggctcagtgattaacaaacccgactgggaaccatgaggtggcgggttcgatccctggcctcactcagtggttgccctgagctgtggtgtaggttgcagatgtggctcagatcccatgtttctgtggctctggcgtaggccagtggctacagctctgattagacccctcgcctgggaacctccatatgccttgagtgtggccctagaaaagacaaaaagacgaaaataaagtTTATTCTCAAGAGAAGCTCATTTTACTGGACTAGTTTAGTGCAGATGATTAATCCATGCTTAGACTAGTTTACACATAGAATCACATTGCCTGGATTCAAAATAAGGGTCTGTCACTTCTCAGCACTGTCAGCAAACTGGCAAGTACTTTACTCTATGAGGTTTTGTTCCCTTATCTATCAAATGTGGTAATGACAGTACCCTTCTAATAGGGTTGTTGTAAGTACACCATAtgatatatgatatcacttacatctgtaatctaatatgcggcacaaatgaatctatctacagaaaagaaacaaactcatggacttggagaacagacttgtggctggaatagaatggactgggagtctggggttagcagatgcaaactagtgcttttggagtagataagcaatgggatcctgctgtatagcacaggaactatatctaatcacttgtgatagaatatgatggaggataatgtgagaaaaagaatatatacatatatatgtataattgggtcactttgctgtacagcagaaattgacagaacattgtaaatcaattgtaataaaaaaattaaaatcctaagAGTTCAAGTAGGAGCTTTGATAAATAGAGAAAATAGGCAAAGTTGATACATATACCTTTCTTGTTTTAATGGtgaaattgtttgtttttgttttattaagataCACATTTCTTAGTAAGAGTGCATAGAAATGTCAAAGCAAAATATTCAGTTtttagcaaaaaaaggaaaatctatcaCACACTTATGCTCAACAAATACGAGCTCTCATTATATCTTCCCAACTGGTGTTCCCACCTCCAGGTTCCTTTCGACTCCAACATAGTcgcaaaattaatttttgtgaagctTAACTCTGGTCCTATCActactctttcaaaaaattgcagtgaTTCTCCATAATGCCTCTAATTAATAAAAGTCACTTCATGCAAAGATAACTTTCTCACTTTCTCATCCCCTCCAGGGATTCCACTTTTCACTAATCTAAatgattccagagttcccattgtggctaagtggaaacaaacccaaccagtatccatgaggatgcagttttgatccctggccttgctcagtggcttaaggatcctgtgtggctgtggctgtggctgtggctgtggtgtaggccagcagctgaagctctgattcgacccctagcctaggaaattcgatatgccacagggagTAAggctccaaaaaagacaaaaataaatatcaatcaatcaatcaatcaatcaaatgaTTCCATGCCTCCCAGTGATGTTGCCTTTTCCTTCATTAACTTATGCTGTccccagggcctcagtttcttcccctTTTTATCCCTGCACTTCTTGAACTTCTCTTCCTCCTCGAAAGCCACTTCCCAGGGTCACTCCAGCAATGAACTCTTCCCCCCATCCCCTTTAACACCGTCATTCCCTATGTGAATCATTTCATGATCTTTATCATAATCACatcatatttttttcaactttttcttatCCAACCCCCATCCCCTCACTTCTACCTATAAAATTATAAGCTTTTTCATGTAgagaaattgttttaattatctgTGGATCTGATTAGCGACTATCACACTGGCTTGATCATTAAAGGTAAtctataaatatttgctgaactgAATCCAACTGAATTAAAATGTAATGAATGGAATTATCCATGTTAATatcaagataaatatatatttaatttttaaaactttggaatGGAGTCTGAATTATCCCAAACAATTGTTTTAATTCTTTGTAAACTcagtaggtatttattttttatttttgtacacaGTGATATATAATAATAGTGACATACCCcagaaaatatgtttgaaaatagCATCATCCATTACCTTGAGTTTCACAGGCACACATTTGTATATGTCTGTTAGGTCACCTTTTGTAATCAGATCCAAGGTGTCCACGTGAGTGAGCAATACCACCTGTACCATGCCTATTACAAAAAGATccatattggtttttttttattacacacagcattacttatttttcattttgtcagctATCCATTATGCAATGAGCTATCTATGGAGCAATTTCAGAGACTTGGGGAGGTTCAGTACCCCCCACAAAAATGTCTTCCTTAACTACTCATTCATACCTGGAATCCTTCTGACCTAGGAAGTTCCCTTCATTGCTTCCCACAGTAAAAGAAAAGGCTCCAAGTGGAACCACCTCTTGCAAACAGTAACTAAAATTTATGCTACAATTTTGCTGATTGATTTCATATCCTGTCTAAACAGTTGTGTTTTATGGGGACGAGAGAAAAGACCAAATGGACTCTCACAAACAAGATGGGGGAAAAGAGGCCTCAAGAAGGAAATGGAATTTGTCAAAGCATCACAAATACATTGCCCCTGGATCAAAATGTTGGCAAGCACCTCCCACACACTACCCTTGCaagattttaaatttcagtgaacAAGTAAATCAATTACTCCCTGCTTCTACCATAATCAAAGCATAACAAGCTGGCTCATTTTCACACAGAGTGGATAACAAAGCCAAGAAAGGCAGGCTTAAGGCACCCTAATTCCCTAATCCTATTTACCTTCTCCAAAGCCTTTATGCTACCTCTCCCTACCCCACATCTTACTTTCCTGCCTCTTTTGCTTACGGAAACCTTCTTTTCCACGTTCTAATCCTTTAAAACCCTAGAGGAAATTTAGGACTCTtgataaataaatgcatgttagGATGTCATGGTAGGAAGTTGTGAGGACTGCACTAAACTCTTAATCTATATTAATGTGTTTAATCTTTGACGTCTATGCTATTATTATACtaattttatagattaggaaataGAGATACAGAGAGTTTGAACCACCTGcacaaagtcacagagctggtgagTACTTGATTTGAAGAAATCACACTGACGAGCCAGGGAAAATGCATATGGGCCATTTCTTAAGTTCTTTATCTTGTCTCCAAACCATCCTACCATGTAGTCTAATTAATTACCCTCAGTAGTATAGTAAAATGGAATGAGACTCACCACACTTAATCAACTCCTTTCGAATTCTTTTGATCTTTTCCACCATCTCATCAGAGAGGCAGTGAACAGAGTAGGCACTGAACACAAAGGCCACACAATGGATTCTGTCCTTCAGCAATGGGTAGCATATATAGTCACCATGACCTGGTTTGACTGGATTCATGGAATTAAACTGTAAAGTAAACATAAAGCAAGATATTAATTCAATGCATATTTATGAACACATTCTCTGTACCAGACACTGTGCAAGTGACTGAAAGAGTGAACAAAACACCTTGATCTCTGATAGGAAGGGGTCTCTGATAGGAAGGGGCTGAGAATCTGGTAGGGAAAACAGTCATCATGCAAGTAGCTAGCTATCCTTTCATGTAGTCACGTAAAGCTCCTGTAAGGTCTGAAAGCTGATATCAGTCTGATAAAGGGAATAAGGATATGGCAGAAAGTGTTCTAGATAGAAGAAGCAATGTGGGCAAAAGTGGATTTGAAAGCGTACAGTAAGAAATCTGGTATCATTAGGCAGATGCAAAGGGGAAAAGTTGTTCAAAATGGGATCCATTTACTCTTGAACTAGCAGTCCCTCTGCTGGGAATACGCCCTGTAGATATACTGGCAGAAATACAAAGTGGTGTACGCACAAGGCTATTAACCTCAGGACTATTTGTGTGGCAAAAGTCTGATTCATCAATAACATATAGCATTTCATCATTTCTCTAAGAAAGGGGAACCACAAATCTATAAGTATTTTCCTACAGGTTACAAAGGGAAGTAAACCATAAATTTTCAAACAGTTACTTATAGGAAAAGGAGGAATGTATTTGAAGGGGCAGAGAAAAGATGGATTCTTTGAATATGCCTTATTTTGTAGATTTGAATTCATATGAGTgataaacataaatacaaaacaaaattaaattttaaaagctatccCTAACTTAAATGAatcaaataaactttttattggGATCATAACTACACAGAGAGAAactatttgattttaaaacaaagtaatttgggagttcccattgtggtgcagcggaaacaaatctgattaggaaccatgaggttgtgggttcgatccctggccttgctcagtgggttaaggatccagcgttgccatgacctgtggtgtaggtcacagacacggcttggatcctgcattgctgtggctctggagtaggccagcagctacagctctgatttgacccgtagcctgggaacctccatatgccacggtgcggccctaaaaagacaaaaaagacaaaaaaaataaaataaaaataaataaaacaaagtaatttgTATATTCCTACTACATGATACTTCCTAAATATAAAaatctgctggagttcccatcatggctcagcagaaacaaatctgactagtatccatgaggttgcaggtttgatctctggcattgctcagtgggttaaggatctggcatgtccTGAGTTGcaatgtaggttacagacacagctcgtatcaagcattgctgtggctatggtgtaggctggcaactgtagctctgattcgaccgctagcctgggaacttccatatgccataggggcagccctaaaaaattttttttaaaaagacacaaaaaaatcaaaatcaaaatctgcTTAAGAGTCTAAATTGTTTCCAGCTTTGATTGTGATTATATTATGCTGATATTAAATATGGTTGTGATTAGACTATTTATAGTAGTGATAGAGTTTTTGCTCTGAAATAGCAATGAACATTAggtgaaataaagcaaaagagtCATGACATGATATTCTGAAATCTCAGGTGTCCTTGAGAACAGGGATTTTTTCCATTTGGGAGAAAGCAGATACAGATGTAAGATAGAAGAGATTATGTAAAAATTCCCTAGCCCTGTATTTGAATGAAAAGTTTCTGAATGAAATttatcatatacatacatatatctatatatcttagccctatctacagaaaaggacAAGAACCAATGACCAACCAAGAAGCAATCAATAGTTCTAATGATTCAAAGATTCCTTAGAGAAAAAACTGATTTGAAGTCTAGAGCTGGAAATATataagatgtggcttggatatctagtacataataaataaagaatatagaaGATTTTTAGGTTTCTGTCAGAAGGACTCAGCATCCAAATTGCATCCAAATTGTAAAGATTCGCACTTGTCAAAGATGGTACATTTGGCATCAgtatggagaaaagctaaaatggATATAAACATATCAAATATGGTCACTTCACAAgttcatatttataataaaataataattttcataattggcagattcaaagaaattaacttattatttcaaaagcatgtaacaaagagacaaaaatgaagTACACATCCTGCCTTTCCTATATAAACTGTATCACTAAGTAATCAAGTTGTAGATGAGGGGAAGTTTCTCTTTCAGATGTGCAATGAAGAAGGAatgatagaaatagaaaatcccTACTTTCACACTCTAATAAATAGATCTAGGTGTTGAACAATGATGAAAcctatattagaaaaataagaaaaccctAAGTTGTGTGCTTCTCCATGAAAGAACACAGCACCGTCAATGAAGTAGAAGATGAATCTGAACATGATGCCAAGTTCAGCTACCAATTTTTAGGATACATGGAAAATAGGACTATGGAAAACTACATCAAAGGATGCAAACAGCAAAGTTTAGACTATGGAGAAGGCTACAGAtcaatcagattttaaaaaaaaaattaaggaaaaatatcaGAAGATGAAGAGATAGAACATAAAGATTAAAAGAAGCTAAACAGATTCATTAGAATAATTTTTATCAAACTGTTTAAAAAGATGCATGATACTTAAAGAGAAGTAGAAATGGGTGATATTTGATAAATGAAGAGGAGCCATTATTTTAGATGTGATAAGCATATTATgtctatgttttttttccttttttggggggatggagcacacctgtggcatatagaagttctcaggctaggggtcgaataggcgctccagctgccagactacaccacagccacagcaacatgggacctaagccgcatctgccacctacacctacagctcacagcaacaccagacccttaacccactgagggaggccaggaattaaacccacatcctcatagatactagttgggttctttattactaagccacaacaggtcattaccactaagccacaacaggaactccctatggcTATGTTTAATAAAATTCCTATATGcccttatgtgtgtgtgtttatgtatatatatatttatttaaatgtacgTTCATTTATGGATGACATGTTATGACTTATTAGATTTTCTTCCAAATAATAcagcagaggaggaagtgggtagacatagatgaaacaagattggCTATAAATTGAAAACTGTTGCAGCTATGTAAATGCAAATTCATCAAATTGTTTTGTCTACTTTAGCATAGGTTTAACATtctctataataatttttaaataatattttatttttttccttgttatactaaagtaaaattgatttacaatgtgccaatttctgcaaactgactcagtcatatataatgcatatatgcgtgtatatacatatatatatatatatatatgggtgtgtgtatatacatacattctttttaaaaaatattttccattatggtctatctcaggagattggatataactccctctgcatattctttttcagattcctttccattataagTCATTACAAAGACATGgagttgagttccctgtgctatacagtaggacctgatAAATACATTATAGGACAGATtgtagaatacaaaaaaaaaaataatacccatATTTAGAAGGAATAAGATCCAAAAGACTTGAATGAAAGATGTTGGCACATTTGACTATATTCGTTTGGAACAAGGTAAATTAATAATTAACTTAAGatctaaatgtttataaaaaagaattggaaagctttttttttaatagttatttccccaatacaattttttttcctactgtacagcatggtgacccagttacacatacatgtacacatattattttcacacattatcatgttccatgataagtgactagacatagttcccagtgctacacagcaggatctcattgctaatccatcccaaaggcaatagtttgcaccaattaaccccaagctccccaaacaccctactccctccccctctcccttggcagccacaagtctattctccaagtctgtgattttcttttctgtggaaaggttcatttgtgccgtatattagattccagatataagtgatatcatatggtattcatcgttctctttctgacttacttcactcagtaagagagtctctagttccatccatgttgctgcaaatggcattatttcattgttttttatggctaagtagtattccattgtgtatatataccacatcttcctaatccaatcatctgtcaatggacatttgggttgtttccatctcttggctactgtgaatcgagctgcaatgaacatgcaggtgcatgtgtcttttttaaggaaagttttgtctggatatatgcccaagagtgggattgctaggtcatatggtagttgtatgtatagatttctaaagtatctctgttggtgggaatgtaaactggaacgaccactatggagatcagtatggtgataccttggatttttttttttttttaaggcagactAAAGTAGCTCTTCTCTTTAATCTCTTCCTGCCTCTTGCTTGGAACACTGACAGTGCTTGGCACGAGCATCTTGAGAACATAAAGATGAAAACCACATGTcttagtcagcttgggctgctaCAATGAGCCCACATTGGGGGACTTAAACAACAAACACCTATTTCTCGTAGTTTTGGAagctaggaagtccaagatcaaggtgcttgTATATTTGGTATGTGATGAGAGCCCTATTCCCCATTTGTCAACAGCCAGCTTCCTGCCGTGTCCTCATATGGCTGTGAGAAAGGTCATCTCTCTTGTGTCTTTTCttacaagggcactaattccattcatgagagCTTCACATCACGAcctgatcacctcccaaaggttccacttccaaatatcatcacattaTGCATTAAGgcatcaacacatgaatttggtgaggggagtggggaggggaacaTTTAATCCACAGCACCTCATGCTGAGGATCTCAGAAAGGAAAGTCAGAAGGACCCTTGAAATTAATAACCTGCCACACTGGCACAAAGCTGCCTACCTCCAGACTTGCTGTTGCACAACCAAAGTTACCATGTGAGTCAACTGATGTAGAGGACTTCTGTTTCACATGCCCGAAAGCAATCAAATGCGACAACATTCAGAGTTGTTACACAGCTGTGACAGAAGAACCCTTTAGATGTTTTCAttctttgtaaaacaaaatatcaaaaagaaaaacaaaaaaaataacaaaaaaaaacaatatcttCAACAAGTGCAGTTTAAGACAATAGATGCCCATGCACTAGAGTCAGATATTGTTCATCATGAGCAAAAATCAACACTTTACATATCAATTACACATTCTCAATAATTAGCCAAATCATACCTGGTATCTGTCAGCAACGTGGCCTTTTAAGACGGAGAGTATGTCATCTAGGCACAGTCTGCCTTCTTCCTCACTCAGCCCTGGTAGATCACACAGAATAAATGGCAGGGGGTTGCCACCCTTCCCATCCCTAACGACATATCTTCTGTactgcagaaggaaaaaaagcaactttGGGTTCATTTCGTAAATTGTAAATTGAAATGAAGTCTACTGAATGAAATTGATCAGCCAGAGACTTTTCAAATCAAATTAACTTGCACAAAAAAGCAAAGGCAGAGTGACCTAGAATGGACTCACTTTTTCAGATACGCCAGTTATATCAGAACCCACCAAAGCCTGGTTCGTGACATGGCCTCGGAAGACAGACTTCACCGCGTTGAAAAAGCTTGACTtcccagctccaattggacccagaAGCAGAATTTGTATTTGGTGAACCAGGCCTCCATATGGTTTGTAAGTTCTTATGGCAGACATTAAGCTCTCCTTGAGCCTGTTTAGACAAATTTGGAAGCtgattaagatgaggtcataagaCCTTACCATAAATCTTCCTagaattcagtttcttttcttatatgttatcatttatttttgattagcaacgtctggaaaaaaaaaaactataactaTCCTATCTCAAATCCTGttgtaaaagaagtaaaagcaaaaaataacacttttaacTAAGGCAAATCAGACATAAAACCTTTCTGACATAAGCAACAAGATCATATaaacttcaggaaaaaatagcaactatgataaacatgaagataaatTATCAATAATATACTTCAAAAACCACAAGATAACACATGACTTCTGAAGTTTACGGAAGTAGATGATTTCTAACACGTTCCTGAAGTTCATGAGAGGTATTCCCCACTTGCCAACCACCTCCTTCCTGAAGTAGCTGAAACTGTAGCTGCAAGAATTCTAAGTCAAAATGTAGACATTCAGCTAAATAATTATTTCCCTTCAAGTATGTAGAAGAGTTAGAAATGCCATCCATCTACttaatgttctttttgttttaacatggctattgctaaatattttatgaCTATGGATATGGTTATAGTTAATTCTTGATGATCCACAAGCTATCTATTATAACTTGTACTACCAATTTTATTAACTGAACCTATAATAGAATAAGTCTAAGGTAGTGAACAGAATAATTGAACATTAAAGACATTGACTTACTCAATAATCCCATCCAT
Proteins encoded:
- the IFI44 gene encoding interferon-induced protein 44; translation: MAVTACLTWMQEKHLKTYFGEEQFSLLYKASVHGFSREKLLDRCSHQGSILIVIYNENHILGAYMPEGYLGELDISITLFAFQETEISKCEIGPLNPCLLFGGNTFNSQFIISLEKKAVATSVTTMEKLGLPHRCMPFKECEVFRCEDLLDKRRMDGIIELKESLMSAIRTYKPYGGLVHQIQILLLGPIGAGKSSFFNAVKSVFRGHVTNQALVGSDITGVSEKYRRYVVRDGKGGNPLPFILCDLPGLSEEEGRLCLDDILSVLKGHVADRYQFNSMNPVKPGHGDYICYPLLKDRIHCVAFVFSAYSVHCLSDEMVEKIKRIRKELIKCGMVQVVLLTHVDTLDLITKGDLTDIYKCVPVKLKLEELHREFGFPLSDIFAVSNYSSEWELEPVKDVLILSALRQMLWAADDFLEDLPLEETNRCV